A genomic stretch from Setaria viridis chromosome 1, Setaria_viridis_v4.0, whole genome shotgun sequence includes:
- the LOC117860292 gene encoding actin-related protein 3, whose protein sequence is MDALSRPAVVIDNGTGYTKMGFAGNVEPCFITPTVVAVNDSFSASAQPAPRGAPAKGNWLAQHSAGVMADLDFYIGEEALARSRASSTYSLSYPIRNGQVENWDTMERFWQQCIFNYLRCDPEDHYFLLTESPLTAPETREYTGEIMFETFNVPGLYIAVQPVLALAAGYTTTKCEMTGVVVDVGDGATHIVPVADGYVIGSSIRSIPLTGKDVTQFIQQLMKERGENIPPEESFDVARRLKEMYCYTSSDIVKEFNKHDREPSKYIKHWTGIKPKTGAKYTCDIGYERFLGPEIFFNPEIYNNDFTTPLQVVIDKCIQSSPIDTRRALYKNIVLSGGSTMFKDFHRRLQRDLKKIVDARVRASNTRLISGDPKAQPIEVNVVSHPIQRYAVWFGGSVLASTAEFYEACHTKAEYEEYGASICRTNPVFKGMY, encoded by the exons ATGGACGCCTTGTCCCGCCCCGCCGTCGTCATCGACAACGGCACCGG GTACACGAAGATGGGGTTCGCGGGGAACGTGGAGCCCTGCTTCATCACCCccaccgtcgtcgccgtcaacgactccttctccgcctccgcgcAGCCGGCGCCGAGGGGCGCCCCCGCCAAGGGGAACTGGCTCGCTCAGCACAGCGCCGGCGTCATGGCCGACCTCGACTTCTACATCGGAGAGGAGGCGCTGGCGCGGTCCCGCGCCAGCAGCACGTACAGCCTCAGCTACCCCATCCGCAATGGCCAG GTGGAGAATTGGGATACTATGGAGAGGTTCTGGCAACAGTGCATCTTCAATTACCTGCGGTGTGATCCGGAAGATCATTACTTTCTTTTAACTGAGAGTCCTCTGACTGCTCCTGAGACTCGGGAGTACACTGGGGAGATCATGTTCGAGACGTTCAATGTGCCCGGTCTCTACATTGCAGTCCAACCGGTCCTAGCGCTAGCTGCTGGGTACACTACCACCAAG TGTGAAATGACAGGTGTTGTAGTTGATGTGGGTGATGGAGCTACCCACATTGTTCCTGTTGCTGATGGTTATGTCATTGGAAGCAGTATCAGATCTATTCCGCTCACAGGCAAGGATGTTACCCAGTTTATCCAGCAACTCATGAAG GAAAGGGGTGAGAACATTCCACCTGAAGAATCTTTTGATGTAGCAAGGAGGCTTAAAGAAATGTACTGCTATACTTCTTCAGACATTGTGAAG GAATTCAATAAGCACGACAGAGAGCCCTCAAAGTACATTAAACATTGGACTGGCATCAAACCAAAAACTGGAGCAAAATACACATGCGACATTGGATATGAACGATTCCTGGGGCCTGAG ATATTCTTCAACCCGGAGATTTACAACAATGACTTCACCACTCCTTTACAAGTTGTTATTGACAAGTGCATTCAATCATCCCCAATCGACACGAGGAGAGCTCTGTACAAG AATATTGTCTTGTCTGGAGGATCAACTATGTTTAAGGATTTCCATAGGAGATTACAACGGGACCTGAAAAAGATAGTGGATGCACGGGTCCGTGCATCTAACACTCGGCTTATTAGTGGGGATCCAAAG GCCCAACCTATAGAAGTGAATGTGGTCAGTCATCCTATTCAGAGATATGCAGTATGGTTTGGCGGTTCTGTGCTTGCTTCTACTGCAGAATTCTACGAG GCTTGCCACACAAAAGCAGAATACGAAGAGTATGGTGCGAGCATCTGCCGAACAAATCCTGTTTTCAAAGGAATGTATTGA